Part of the Janibacter alkaliphilus genome is shown below.
GCCGGCGACGCGTCGGCAGCCGACCCGAGCGCCACCCAGCCGGAGGTGGTCGAGTCCGGCAACGGGCGGATCGCACCGGTGCAGACCTGGGGCGAGGACAGCGAGCGGGCGGGCCGGGAGATCCGGTGGAGCGTCGAGGCCGAGCAGGGTCTGGGTCTGGACCTCGACCAGTTCGCCACCGCCGTGCGGCGCACCCTGGTCGCCGAGAAGGGGTGGGAGGCGGCCACCGACGTCCACTTCGTGCGGGTGCCGGCGTGGCAGGTCGAGCAGGGCGCCCGGGTCGACGTGCGGGTGACGCTGGCCAGCCCGGAGACCACCGACGAGCTGTGCGCGCCGCTGCAGACCGGTGGGCGGGTCTCCTGCTGGCGCGACGGCCGGGCGGTGATCAACAGCTACCGCTGGGTGAAGGGGGCCGGCACCTTCCGCGGCCGGATCTGGGAGTACCGCACCTACCTGATCAACCACGAGGTCGGGCACGGCCTGGGCTTCAGCCACGAGGCGTGCGCCGGTGAGGGGTCGCGGGCGCCGGTGATGCTGCAGCAGACGCTGCGCCTGGACGGGTGCTGGGCCTGGGAGACCCCGGCCGACGACGGCAGCCGGTTGCGCTGACCGAGGCGCGCGTTGCTGGGTGCGCCTG
Proteins encoded:
- a CDS encoding DUF3152 domain-containing protein, encoding MSTARSTIARHRVVVLVAALLVAALLVLTLTTWSGGDEASAGDQAASSGAGSGGAAAGDGGGDGTDGAGSGASAGDASAADPSATQPEVVESGNGRIAPVQTWGEDSERAGREIRWSVEAEQGLGLDLDQFATAVRRTLVAEKGWEAATDVHFVRVPAWQVEQGARVDVRVTLASPETTDELCAPLQTGGRVSCWRDGRAVINSYRWVKGAGTFRGRIWEYRTYLINHEVGHGLGFSHEACAGEGSRAPVMLQQTLRLDGCWAWETPADDGSRLR